The following DNA comes from Plasmodium vivax chromosome 11, whole genome shotgun sequence.
TTCGAGTTGCCCGAACGATTGCCAACCCTAGTAACAGTGACGGTAgtagtaataatttttttttttttcttttttttttttttttgaaaaaagggaagctaCGACAAAGGTTCGTTGTACACGCTTCGCACTTGCCAGTTTTGGCTGACCTGGCgatttctccccccaccgTTCCACTACTCTACCGCCACACTGCTACACTGCTGCACTACTACACGGCTCCCCCtctccgccgcttcaccgctccaTTCTTCTTCCGCGGTAACCGCGCTCGCCGCCGCAGCGCAGGTTCCATTTTCCTCTgaagctccccccccgtgtggCGTTCGCAATGGGTAAGTTGAGCGCCGAGGGAAAATGACCGTAGAGAGGCGATGAATCTGGGGTCTCTCCCCCTTGGTGGAGCAGCTATGTGGACACACTCTCCCGTCGCTAGTCACATAAGGGAGGCCTAAAACACCTCTGCACATGCGTGTATACACCCCCGCTTCTGCTCATCGCTTCTAATCATCACTTCGAATCATCACTTCTAATCATCACTTCTAATCATCACTTctaccccccccgcgcagataAAGCCAACAGCGAGGTGGACGACTGGACGGAGTGGCTgaacgacgaggaggagaaaagagAAGACTTTAACCTCGACTCAACGGGGAAGGATGAAGcgctgaagaaaaaaattttgcaaaacaacGTAGACGATATAGCAGACTTCCTAGGGAtggacgatgatgatgaggaggagaaaaaaaaaaaaaaaaaaaatgaacaaggtGATGCCCCAGCTAAGAGTAAGcagcaagaaaaaattataacgtTGGAGAGCACCCCGCTGAATTCTATAAAGGACTGTGAGACTCTGGGAGAAATTTTGGCAGCGAGAATACACGAAAGTAAAGCGAAGAGTGTGGCCATAGAAAGGCTGCTTTCCATTATCCTCCCTGCGTGCGAGGTGAAGCTGGAAGATAAGGAGCTGCAAAGCATCAACCGCAAGATGCAAGAGCTCATCgaaaagagggagaagaagaaaaggtaTGCactcataaataaaaagaagccCAATGAGGTGAGGAACGCTCTGAAGAATTATAAGGATGAGGTGGACATGATTTATGGCGACTTGTCCTACGACGAGGAGGACTACGAGAATGAGGACGCGGAGGACTTCGCCGAGGAGTACTAGCGAGGCGCTTCCAGCGGCGGTTACGCGGTTTCGCCGTTACGCCGTTACGCGGTTACGCTTCTGCCCACTGGCGGTCCTATGTCTACCCCTTTTACGTATGCCCCTCTTACgtatgcccctttttcccctcccccctaacctttttgtaaaaaaaaaaaaactaattaaAAGATGATAAATTAATGTGCAATTTGGTTCATTTGCTAGAGAGCGCAGCGTGACTGATCGGGTGAGAACCACagggtaacaaaaaaaaaaaaaaaaaaaaaaaaactgcacagTGGCGAAACGCTACTCACACCTGCTACGCGGAAGAAGTCGCCCTGGGGAGGTACATCCGTGTTAGCTCCACCCCAATGAACCGCCTCCGCTCCTCGGGAGAAAGCTCCCTCCACTGGTGGAGCTTAATCGAGAGGCACTTTATATTTAACTTGGCCAGGTGGTTCCTCTTCATGTTAAAGTAAATGTCAAAGGAGTTATCGCTGAAATGGCTTCTATCCGCGTCAAACAGGATGGCAATTTTTTGAgactccccttttgggttCTCCTCTTGCTCAAGATCGAAGCTGATATGACTGAGGTAGTAGCCAAGGACCACTTGGTTCTTCCTCAAATTGTTTATGAAGAAGGGGTGTCCCCTCATCTGGTGTAGCAGTGCGTAGAGGTTATTCACTTCTTCATCTAACTCTTGTGCGTACTCTGGCGGGTTCTGCTCATGCTCCACCTGCATATTGGCTTGTACCTTCCGCAAGACGTGTTGCAGCTTATCTCGACACGCACGCTGGGATGACTCGTGTAGGTCTACTTCATGGCAGCTGCCGCTCGTATGAGTTGCTCCCTCGGGGTCCAGTCCTCCCAACATGCCGCTCTGGAAGGACTGCCGCAAGCTCACGTAAATCTGAAAGAGCTTAACCCGTTCCTCTTCCAGCGATGCTTCAAATTtgtggaagaggaagaggtgaTCCAGCATGCACACGTAAGCATCTGTGTTTGCCACGTGAAGGTTAAGGTAGGTTAATAGGTAAATGAGTAGGAGCAGGTCCTTCACATCTAGGGAGTAAAATTTGGCAGAGAAGCGCTTCTCCAAGGATGAGAGCAAACATAGGGGGAAGTTAAAACCGCTTTGTTCCTTCAGGGTCGCTATGGAGAGCAAGAGAGTTAGGCAGCTAGCCAAGGGTAGGTCCTCCACGAGGTTATATATAAACGTGTTGAGCTTTTCATAGAGGTGGTAATTTTCGCAGCGTAGAGAGGCATAGGCAAGGTAGATGTTAATGAGCTTCTTCGCTACATCTACTTGGTCTTGCTTGTCGAGGCGGTGGTGGTCGTTTAGGTGGTCTACAAGTTCGGTGGCCACTCGGTGCATGAGGGGGGCGTTCCGCACGCGCGCGTTGTGCAGGGCGACGCACAGGAGGTGGCAGCAGTCCAGGGGTAAGCGGCCACTTAAGCGGGATTGGCGGCAGGGTACGTGCCCGCTCACCCCGGCGAGGAAGTCCCAAACGACCTGCACGAAATTACCCGCAAAGGTCCCGAACAGCGCGTCCGCCTTCTCCCCCACACGCACATTCTTAATACTagaaacaataaaaaaaaattggaaaaactTATTCACGTCTGCTTCGAGGAAGCCTTGCAGGTAGGGTCCCTCCTGTACAGTCAGCAGAAAAGGTTCCATTAGCATCTGAGGCATGAACTGTATTTTGGAGAAACACAAGGCCAAGAGGAACATCTCGTGGATGTTAAACGACGGCATTTTTAACTTGATGAAACCGAGGAGGCTTAAAAAGGTGGGACACTCCCATATGGTCGTCTCCGCTTCGGAGGACCCCTCGGCCTCTCTGCTCAGAAGGAGAATCCTGTTTAGTAGGTGAAGCAGTTTATACGCGTCTACCTCCTTCGCCGCTGCTTGGGCGACCCCCCCATCGCCCATGCCCTGTATGTACACCTCGAAATTGTTTTCCCTCAAAATTTGGTCCACGCGTTGGATGGTTTCCCGCAGTTCGGTTTCCCACCGATTGGCCC
Coding sequences within:
- a CDS encoding hypothetical protein, conserved (encoded by transcript PVX_114035A) produces the protein MDKANSEVDDWTEWLNDEEEKREDFNLDSTGKDEALKKKILQNNVDDIADFLGMDDDDEEEKKKKKKNEQGDAPAKSKQQEKIITLESTPLNSIKDCETLGEILAARIHESKAKSVAIERLLSIILPACEVKLEDKELQSINRKMQELIEKREKKKRYALINKKKPNEVRNALKNYKDEVDMIYGDLSYDEEDYENEDAEDFAEEY
- a CDS encoding hypothetical protein, conserved (encoded by transcript PVX_114030A) produces the protein MGDGGVAQAAAKEVDAYKLLHLLNRILLLSREAEGSSEAETTIWECPTFLSLLGFIKLKMPSFNIHEMFLLALCFSKIQFMPQMLMEPFLLTVQEGPYLQGFLEADVNKFFQFFFIVSSIKNVRVGEKADALFGTFAGNFVQVVWDFLAGVSGHVPCRQSRLSGRLPLDCCHLLCVALHNARVRNAPLMHRVATELVDHLNDHHRLDKQDQVDVAKKLINIYLAYASLRCENYHLYEKLNTFIYNLVEDLPLASCLTLLLSIATLKEQSGFNFPLCLLSSLEKRFSAKFYSLDVKDLLLLIYLLTYLNLHVANTDAYVCMLDHLFLFHKFEASLEEERVKLFQIYVSLRQSFQSGMLGGLDPEGATHTSGSCHEVDLHESSQRACRDKLQHVLRKVQANMQVEHEQNPPEYAQELDEEVNNLYALLHQMRGHPFFINNLRKNQVVLGYYLSHISFDLEQEENPKGESQKIAILFDADRSHFSDNSFDIYFNMKRNHLAKLNIKCLSIKLHQWRELSPEERRRFIGVELTRMYLPRATSSA